In the Flavobacterium pallidum genome, one interval contains:
- a CDS encoding ABC transporter ATP-binding protein has product METILSIKNLYKNYGKVKAVKNVSLEIQKGNVYGILGPNGSGKSTTLGIVLNVVNKTSGDYEWFGGKLKDSEALKHVGAIIERPNFYPYMTAEQNLKLVCKIKGVKYDNIHKKLELVGLLERKDSKFSTFSLGMKQRLAIASALLNDPEILILDEPTNGLDPQGIHQIREIIRVIAATGTTILLASHLLDEVEKVCSHVLVLRKGEILYSGTVDGMTSKESFFELQAENTSLLTEALSEHPSVAKTAVEESKVIVYLKEDLKADDLNRYLFQKNVVLTHLNKRKNSLEEQFLELTAEKQ; this is encoded by the coding sequence TTGGAAACCATCCTATCCATTAAAAACCTGTACAAAAATTACGGCAAGGTCAAAGCCGTAAAAAATGTCTCCCTCGAAATACAAAAAGGCAATGTCTATGGCATCCTCGGCCCCAATGGCAGCGGAAAGTCGACTACTTTGGGCATTGTGCTGAATGTCGTCAATAAAACTTCCGGTGACTACGAATGGTTCGGCGGAAAGCTAAAAGACAGTGAAGCACTCAAACATGTGGGTGCGATCATCGAACGCCCCAATTTCTATCCATACATGACTGCGGAACAGAACCTGAAGCTTGTCTGCAAAATCAAGGGCGTCAAGTACGACAACATCCATAAAAAACTAGAACTCGTTGGGCTTCTGGAACGAAAAGACAGTAAATTCAGCACTTTTTCACTCGGTATGAAACAGCGTTTGGCCATCGCTTCGGCGCTGCTCAACGATCCGGAAATCCTGATCCTTGATGAACCCACAAACGGGCTCGACCCGCAGGGCATCCACCAAATCCGCGAAATCATCCGTGTGATTGCCGCAACGGGAACGACAATCCTTCTGGCATCGCATCTTTTGGATGAAGTCGAAAAAGTCTGTTCCCATGTTCTGGTGTTGCGCAAAGGCGAAATCCTGTATTCCGGCACTGTTGATGGCATGACTTCAAAGGAAAGCTTTTTTGAGCTCCAGGCAGAAAACACATCGTTGCTTACCGAAGCGCTTTCTGAGCATCCATCCGTAGCAAAAACGGCTGTGGAAGAATCAAAAGTCATCGTGTATCTCAAAGAAGATTTGAAAGCCGACGACCTGAACCGCTATCTTTTCCAGAAAAACGTTGTGCTGACCCACCTGAACAAGCGCAAAAACAGCCTTGAAGAACAATTCCTGGAATTAACCGCCGAAAAACAATAA
- a CDS encoding nucleoid-associated protein, with translation MINLYNTHIESLSIHRVGNKSRNEAIFLSDAPFMLKDEIVPLIKEYFFKPFRDKEENYFQFAHEVDLDYNDMFKYAAEIFENPLNVHEVSKKITNHLYEQSNHPHIKNGEVYVTYLNNLTIDNNPVDAIGIFKSELQTDFLQFQEKGTDLEMILQQGINLNKLDKGCLIFNYKKEEGYKILTVDSNRYDARYWLEYFLSVDAFQDENFITKKYLKFCQDFAKDVVLPAEDKKEEVMFMNRSVNYFAKNDQFEETNFLNEVLDNPDLIPEFKSYKVDKGEKYSIEDVTEFPIANAAVSDARRKMKNVINLDTNIQIKLDFINPESAEKFVEKGWDEEKQMYYYLVYFNKEQKS, from the coding sequence ATGATAAACCTATACAATACCCACATCGAGTCGCTTTCCATCCACCGCGTTGGGAACAAATCCAGAAATGAAGCCATTTTCCTGTCCGATGCACCGTTTATGCTCAAGGATGAAATCGTGCCGTTGATTAAGGAATATTTCTTTAAGCCTTTCCGTGACAAGGAGGAAAATTACTTCCAGTTTGCGCATGAAGTGGACCTGGATTACAACGACATGTTCAAATATGCTGCCGAGATTTTCGAGAATCCTTTGAATGTGCACGAGGTTTCGAAAAAAATTACAAATCATTTGTATGAGCAGTCAAACCACCCGCATATTAAGAACGGTGAAGTGTATGTAACGTACCTGAACAATTTAACGATTGATAACAATCCGGTGGACGCCATCGGGATTTTCAAAAGTGAATTGCAGACCGATTTTTTACAGTTCCAGGAGAAAGGAACCGACCTTGAAATGATCCTCCAGCAGGGCATCAACCTGAATAAACTGGACAAAGGCTGTCTGATCTTCAATTATAAAAAAGAAGAAGGTTACAAAATCCTGACGGTAGACAGCAATCGTTATGATGCGCGTTACTGGCTCGAATATTTCCTTTCCGTGGACGCATTCCAGGACGAGAATTTCATCACGAAAAAGTACCTGAAATTCTGCCAGGATTTTGCCAAAGACGTTGTGCTTCCGGCTGAGGACAAGAAGGAAGAAGTGATGTTCATGAACCGTTCCGTGAATTATTTTGCGAAAAATGACCAGTTTGAGGAAACCAATTTCCTGAATGAAGTGCTGGACAATCCGGACCTGATTCCGGAATTCAAAAGCTACAAAGTGGATAAAGGCGAGAAATACAGCATCGAGGACGTGACTGAGTTCCCCATCGCGAATGCCGCCGTCTCAGATGCGCGCCGCAAAATGAAGAATGTGATCAACCTCGATACCAACATCCAGATCAAGCTCGATTTCATCAATCCGGAAAGTGCAGAGAAATTCGTCGAAAAAGGCTGGGATGAAGAAAAGCAGATGTATTATTACCTGGTGTATTTTAATAAGGAACAGAAAAGTTAA
- a CDS encoding IS1096 element passenger TnpR family protein → MVYKFRAILDAEEDVFRDIAIMDNDTLEDLHNAIVNAFGFDGLEMASFYTCDDQWNQDEEIPLFDGGDVPGEQMTMSDYLLSQIVDEDSTKIIYVYDFLNMWTFLVELAAIEEPVLGESYPAMLFAHGEMPADAGEKQFEADENEFGYDEDGYDEDDLDEFDSGENFEDYGFEENWN, encoded by the coding sequence ATGGTTTATAAATTCAGGGCGATACTCGATGCAGAGGAAGATGTTTTCCGTGATATTGCCATTATGGATAATGATACGCTGGAGGATCTGCACAATGCGATCGTGAATGCTTTCGGGTTTGATGGTTTGGAAATGGCATCGTTCTATACCTGTGATGACCAGTGGAACCAGGATGAGGAAATTCCGCTTTTTGATGGCGGCGATGTTCCCGGCGAGCAGATGACGATGTCTGATTATTTGCTTTCGCAGATTGTGGATGAGGACAGTACGAAAATCATTTACGTATACGATTTCCTGAACATGTGGACCTTCCTGGTGGAACTGGCTGCAATTGAGGAACCTGTTTTAGGGGAAAGTTATCCTGCCATGTTATTTGCGCATGGTGAAATGCCTGCCGATGCCGGTGAAAAACAGTTTGAAGCCGATGAAAATGAGTTCGGATATGATGAAGACGGGTATGACGAGGACGATTTGGACGAATTCGACAGCGGGGAGAATTTTGAGGATTATGGATTTGAGGAGAATTGGAATTGA
- the prfA gene encoding peptide chain release factor 1 translates to MLDRLQYVKQRFDEISDLIIQPDVIADQKRYVALNKEYKEVKALNEKREEYMNVLGNIDEANEIIADGSDPEMSEMAQLQLDEAKQRLPELEEEIKFMLIPKDAEDAKNVMVEIRAGTGGDEASIFAGDLFRMYTKYCEGRGWRTSVVDMNEGTSGGFKEIIFEVTGEDVYGTLKFEAGVHRVQRVPQTETQGRVHTSAATVMVLPEAEEFDIQIDMNDVRVDFFCSSGPGGQSVNTTKSAVRLTHIPTGLVAQCQDQKSQHKNKDKALGVLRSRLYEQELAKKQEEDAKKRTSQVSSGDRSAKIRTYNYAQGRVTDHRIGMDVFDMDGVMNGKIQKLVDELQLVNNMEKLKEASEIY, encoded by the coding sequence ATGCTAGACAGGCTCCAATACGTAAAACAGCGTTTCGACGAAATCTCCGACCTGATCATCCAGCCGGATGTCATCGCTGACCAGAAACGCTATGTCGCGTTAAATAAAGAATATAAGGAAGTTAAGGCACTCAACGAGAAGCGTGAGGAATACATGAATGTGCTTGGCAACATTGACGAGGCAAACGAGATCATTGCTGACGGCAGTGACCCTGAAATGTCTGAGATGGCACAGCTCCAGCTCGACGAAGCCAAACAAAGATTGCCTGAACTTGAAGAAGAAATCAAGTTCATGCTCATCCCTAAAGATGCCGAAGATGCAAAAAATGTAATGGTCGAAATACGCGCCGGAACAGGTGGGGACGAAGCCAGTATTTTTGCAGGCGATTTATTTCGCATGTATACCAAATACTGCGAAGGCCGCGGCTGGAGAACATCCGTAGTAGATATGAATGAGGGCACTTCAGGCGGTTTTAAAGAAATAATTTTTGAGGTTACCGGCGAAGATGTTTACGGCACTTTGAAATTTGAAGCCGGCGTACACCGCGTGCAACGTGTTCCGCAAACAGAAACCCAGGGCCGCGTACACACTTCCGCAGCCACTGTTATGGTGCTTCCTGAAGCTGAAGAATTCGACATACAGATAGATATGAACGATGTGCGTGTGGACTTTTTCTGTTCTTCAGGACCTGGAGGACAGTCGGTAAATACGACAAAATCGGCAGTGCGCTTAACACACATCCCAACCGGATTGGTGGCACAATGCCAGGACCAGAAATCGCAGCATAAAAATAAGGATAAGGCTTTAGGCGTTTTACGTTCGCGTTTGTACGAACAGGAATTGGCCAAAAAGCAGGAAGAAGATGCTAAAAAACGTACTTCTCAGGTAAGTTCAGGAGATCGTTCCGCAAAAATCCGTACCTATAATTATGCGCAGGGCCGCGTTACGGACCACAGGATTGGTATGGACGTATTTGATATGGACGGTGTCATGAACGGCAAAATCCAGAAACTGGTCGATGAGCTACAGTTGGTCAACAACATGGAAAAGCTGAAGGAAGCCAGTGAGATTTACTAA